The following are from one region of the Jatrophihabitans telluris genome:
- a CDS encoding SAM-dependent methyltransferase, whose protein sequence is MNVAQRLTDLVGPLLGGDLPVRVRGWDGSEAGPEDAPLLHVTSRRALRRLLWEPNELGLAQAYVTGELDVPGGADELAEGLRRVWRHARASEAGPVGLSLSAKFNAARLALRLGAVGRRLPAPASQATVSGALHSRARDRAVIAHHYDLSNEFYSLILDESMAYSSGYFPADDTTLEQAQTAKLDLICRKLGLQPGMRLLDVGCGWGSLSLHAAEFFGVQVLGVTISAQQHDFITKRIAERNLGDRVEVRVQDYRAVRERPFDAVSSIEMGEHVGLENYPVYANALFSHLKPTGRLLLQQMSRRSDAAPGGGPFIEAYIAPDMHMRPLSGTLGFLEQAGFEVREVQSLREHYVRTVQCWLDTFESHYDQAVAMVGEEVARVWRLYLVGGALSFEEGRMGVDQILAVRPSAIGESDIPATPQWFTAVVR, encoded by the coding sequence ATGAACGTCGCACAACGACTGACCGACCTGGTCGGGCCGCTGCTCGGCGGCGACCTGCCCGTGCGGGTCCGGGGTTGGGACGGCAGCGAAGCCGGACCCGAGGACGCGCCACTGCTGCACGTCACGTCGCGGCGGGCGTTGCGGCGCCTGCTCTGGGAGCCGAACGAGCTCGGCCTGGCGCAGGCCTACGTCACCGGCGAACTCGACGTTCCGGGTGGTGCCGACGAACTTGCGGAGGGCTTGCGGCGGGTCTGGCGCCACGCCAGAGCTTCCGAGGCGGGACCGGTCGGTCTGAGCTTAAGCGCGAAGTTCAACGCGGCCCGGCTGGCCCTGCGTCTCGGTGCGGTGGGACGCAGACTTCCCGCCCCCGCCTCCCAGGCGACCGTCTCCGGTGCGCTCCACTCTCGCGCGCGCGACCGGGCGGTCATCGCGCACCACTACGACCTGTCGAACGAGTTCTACTCACTCATCCTGGATGAGTCGATGGCCTATTCGTCGGGGTACTTCCCCGCGGACGACACCACGCTGGAACAGGCCCAGACAGCAAAACTCGACCTCATCTGCCGCAAGCTCGGTCTGCAGCCGGGGATGCGACTGCTCGACGTCGGTTGCGGCTGGGGCTCGCTGAGTCTGCACGCGGCCGAGTTCTTCGGGGTGCAGGTCCTCGGCGTGACCATCTCGGCCCAGCAGCATGATTTCATCACCAAGCGGATCGCCGAGCGCAACCTCGGCGACCGGGTCGAGGTCCGGGTCCAGGACTACCGCGCGGTGCGCGAGCGGCCCTTCGACGCGGTGAGCTCGATCGAAATGGGCGAGCACGTGGGCCTGGAGAACTACCCCGTCTACGCCAATGCGCTGTTCTCCCATCTCAAACCGACCGGACGGTTGCTGCTGCAGCAGATGTCACGCCGGTCCGACGCGGCTCCCGGCGGCGGTCCGTTCATCGAGGCCTACATCGCACCCGACATGCACATGCGGCCGTTGAGCGGGACGCTCGGCTTCCTGGAGCAGGCCGGCTTCGAGGTCCGTGAGGTCCAGTCGTTGCGCGAGCACTACGTCCGGACGGTCCAGTGCTGGCTGGACACGTTCGAGTCACATTACGACCAGGCCGTGGCCATGGTCGGCGAGGAGGTCGCCCGGGTATGGCGGCTGTACCTGGTCGGCGGCGCGCTGAGCTTCGAGGAGGGCCGGATGGGCGTGGACCAGATCCTCGCCGTCCGCCCGTCGGCCATCGGCGAGTCCGACATCCCCGCGACGCCGCAGTGGTTCACGGCAGTGGTTCGATAA
- a CDS encoding class I SAM-dependent methyltransferase: MTATFAAPETSIDAELWPDVVGLPHHALRAAVAKRLLRQAVASLPIRVTTADGLRMGAGSATDPSLHLVRPDAFYERLGHAGLIGFGEAFMAGDWVSDDLAGVLTVLAGRMSTLIPPKLQRLRSAALHVRPSSQDNTVDGARENIHRHYDLSNDLFRLFLDESLTYSSALFESDPDRSPEDLPTAQHRKIDRLLDLAGVESGSRVLEIGTGWGELSIRAAQRGAHVTTVTISTEQAELAVKRVHEAGLADLVDVRLQDYREVEGQFDAVVSVEMVEAVGANHWNEYFHTIAARLRPGGRVGLQAITMPHDRMLASLNTYTWIVKYIFPGGHIPSVRSIRENVDEAGLRMSSELSFGLHYAETLRRWRATFEQRADDVAELGFDQVFRRMWSLYLSYSEAGFRSRYLDVIQFGFTKPLLPGTAE, from the coding sequence ATGACGGCTACCTTCGCCGCCCCAGAGACGAGCATCGATGCCGAGCTGTGGCCGGACGTCGTCGGCCTGCCGCACCACGCCTTACGGGCCGCGGTGGCCAAGCGCCTGCTGCGCCAGGCCGTGGCGTCGCTGCCGATCCGGGTGACCACCGCCGACGGGCTTCGGATGGGCGCTGGAAGCGCGACCGATCCGAGCCTGCATCTGGTCCGTCCGGACGCGTTCTACGAGCGCCTCGGGCACGCCGGGCTCATCGGGTTCGGCGAGGCGTTCATGGCCGGCGACTGGGTCTCCGACGACCTCGCGGGGGTTCTCACCGTGCTGGCGGGACGGATGTCGACGCTGATTCCGCCTAAGCTGCAGCGGCTTCGCTCGGCCGCGCTGCACGTGCGGCCGTCCTCACAGGACAACACCGTGGACGGCGCGAGGGAGAACATCCATCGCCACTACGACCTGTCCAACGACCTGTTCCGGCTGTTCCTGGACGAGAGCCTGACCTACTCCTCGGCGCTGTTCGAATCCGACCCCGATCGCTCGCCGGAGGACCTGCCCACTGCTCAGCACCGCAAGATCGACCGGCTGCTCGACCTGGCCGGCGTCGAATCCGGTTCGCGAGTGCTGGAGATCGGCACCGGCTGGGGCGAGCTGTCCATCCGGGCCGCTCAGCGCGGCGCTCACGTCACGACGGTGACCATCTCGACCGAACAGGCCGAACTCGCGGTCAAGCGGGTCCACGAGGCCGGCCTGGCCGATCTCGTCGACGTGCGGCTGCAGGACTATCGGGAGGTCGAAGGCCAGTTCGACGCGGTGGTCAGTGTGGAGATGGTCGAGGCGGTCGGGGCCAACCACTGGAACGAGTACTTCCATACGATCGCCGCGCGGCTTCGTCCCGGCGGCCGGGTCGGGCTGCAGGCGATAACCATGCCGCACGACCGGATGCTGGCCAGCCTCAACACCTACACCTGGATCGTCAAGTACATCTTCCCCGGCGGGCACATCCCCTCGGTCCGCAGTATCCGCGAGAACGTCGACGAGGCGGGCCTGCGGATGAGCTCCGAACTCTCGTTCGGCCTGCACTACGCCGAGACGCTGCGTCGCTGGCGAGCCACCTTCGAGCAGCGCGCCGACGACGTCGCCGAACTCGGCTTCGACCAGGTCTTCCGGCGGATGTGGTCGCTCTACCTGTCCTACTCCGAGGCCGGATTCCGCTCCCGCTACCTGGACGTCATCCAGTTCGGTTTCACCAAGCCCCTGCTGCCGGGTACGGCGGAATGA
- a CDS encoding NAD(P)/FAD-dependent oxidoreductase, giving the protein MARRIAVIGSGVAGLTAAYVLQRDAEVTLYEADDRLGGHAHTHELADESGHPVSVDTGFIVHNAHTYPTLLRLFAELDVATQESEMSMSIRCGGCGLEYAGARGLAGLFPRRANLTSPRYLYLLTEVKRFHRRARALLAAENGTAGTASAAGVTMRDFLAQGRFSSYFRTHFATPLISAVWSCSPELALQYPARYLFEFLANHGMLSVTGSPQWRTVVGGSGRYVEKAVKQLTSVQTSTGVQQVERTATGVRVRDLAGDTADFDAAVIATHPGQALAMLAAPTPQETAALGAFEYSLNPTVLHTDTAVLPTSPKAQSSWNYYLPDCNAQSSQVHVSYDMNRLQRLDTDTRYLVTLNDNGVVASERVIERMVYEHPVFTPASVAAQALLPALNDGVLAFAGAYHGWGFHEDGCRSGLSAAESLGASW; this is encoded by the coding sequence ATGGCACGACGGATTGCGGTGATCGGCAGTGGTGTGGCCGGCCTGACGGCGGCCTACGTCCTGCAACGCGATGCCGAAGTCACCCTCTACGAGGCCGACGACCGGCTCGGTGGTCATGCCCACACCCACGAACTTGCGGACGAGTCGGGCCACCCGGTCAGCGTCGACACCGGCTTCATCGTGCACAACGCGCACACGTACCCCACCTTGTTGCGGCTGTTCGCCGAACTGGACGTGGCCACGCAGGAATCCGAGATGAGCATGTCCATCCGCTGCGGCGGCTGCGGCCTGGAGTATGCCGGGGCCCGCGGGTTGGCCGGGTTGTTCCCGCGACGAGCCAACCTCACCAGTCCCCGCTACCTGTATCTGCTCACCGAGGTCAAGCGATTCCATCGCCGCGCACGCGCACTGCTGGCCGCTGAGAACGGCACAGCGGGAACCGCGAGCGCAGCGGGAGTGACCATGCGCGATTTCCTGGCGCAGGGCCGGTTCTCCTCCTATTTCCGAACGCACTTCGCCACCCCGCTCATCTCGGCGGTGTGGTCCTGCTCGCCGGAACTGGCGCTGCAGTACCCAGCTCGGTACCTGTTCGAATTCCTCGCCAATCACGGCATGCTCAGCGTGACCGGTTCGCCCCAGTGGCGGACGGTCGTCGGTGGCTCGGGACGGTACGTGGAGAAAGCGGTCAAGCAGTTGACCTCGGTCCAGACCTCCACCGGCGTTCAGCAGGTCGAGCGCACGGCGACCGGGGTGCGGGTCCGCGACCTCGCCGGGGACACCGCCGATTTCGACGCTGCGGTGATCGCCACCCACCCCGGCCAGGCGCTGGCCATGCTGGCCGCGCCGACGCCGCAGGAGACGGCCGCGCTGGGGGCGTTCGAGTACTCGCTGAACCCCACCGTCCTGCACACCGACACCGCGGTGCTGCCGACTTCACCCAAGGCGCAGTCGTCCTGGAACTACTACCTGCCCGACTGCAACGCCCAGTCCTCGCAGGTCCATGTCAGCTACGACATGAACCGGCTCCAGCGGCTGGACACCGACACCCGGTACCTGGTGACCCTCAACGACAACGGGGTGGTCGCCTCAGAACGGGTCATCGAGCGGATGGTCTACGAGCACCCGGTCTTCACCCCGGCATCGGTGGCCGCCCAGGCGTTGCTTCCTGCTCTCAACGACGGCGTCCTCGCCTTCGCCGGGGCCTACCACGGCTGGGGATTTCACGAGGACGGCTGCCGGTCCGGCCTGTCTGCAGCCGAAAGTCTCGGGGCGTCGTGGTGA
- a CDS encoding alpha/beta hydrolase: MTPAHPTLSVSRASRGVQPRAVVLVLHGGREIGHDAVSPLDPAVLRMLPIARRIRRMGAGQLAVARLRYQVRGWNGALASPVADAEWAVQELSRRYPGLPIGLVGHSMGGRTALRVAGAAPVRSVVGLAPWLPPGEPLAQLSGRRVLLVHGDADRMTSPKGSAFVAAQLRADGIDAAFVAVPGERHAMLRRPRLWSDLAAGYLVQTLLTDAAAGESSSPRGAAGRPPSGQSVGRAAANLLRQVAEGEPRVTA; this comes from the coding sequence TTGACCCCAGCGCATCCGACCTTGTCCGTGTCCCGGGCATCTCGCGGGGTTCAGCCGCGCGCCGTCGTCCTGGTCCTGCACGGGGGTCGCGAGATCGGTCACGATGCCGTCAGCCCCCTCGATCCGGCTGTGCTTCGCATGCTGCCGATCGCTCGACGGATCCGGCGGATGGGCGCGGGCCAGCTCGCCGTGGCGCGCCTGCGCTATCAGGTGCGTGGTTGGAACGGTGCACTGGCCTCCCCCGTCGCCGACGCCGAGTGGGCCGTGCAGGAGCTTTCCCGGCGCTACCCCGGGCTGCCGATCGGGCTGGTCGGGCACTCGATGGGCGGCCGCACCGCGCTGCGAGTGGCCGGAGCGGCCCCGGTCCGCAGCGTCGTCGGGCTCGCGCCATGGCTTCCCCCCGGCGAGCCGCTGGCCCAACTGTCCGGCCGCCGGGTCCTGCTGGTGCACGGCGACGCAGACCGGATGACCTCCCCGAAGGGCAGCGCGTTCGTCGCGGCACAGCTGCGCGCCGACGGCATCGACGCCGCCTTCGTAGCGGTGCCCGGCGAGCGCCACGCGATGCTCCGTCGGCCACGCCTGTGGTCTGACCTCGCAGCCGGCTATCTCGTTCAGACGCTGCTCACCGATGCCGCCGCCGGGGAATCGTCGAGCCCTCGAGGCGCCGCCGGGCGCCCGCCGTCCGGCCAATCCGTCGGCCGGGCGGCTGCGAATCTCCTTCGTCAGGTGGCCGAGGGTGAGCCTCGGGTCACCGCATAA
- a CDS encoding 5-(carboxyamino)imidazole ribonucleotide synthase, with the protein MDKRTGLPVVGMVGAGQLARMTHQAAIALGQSLKVLADGPDDGAAVVAGDVMVGDYRTLADLQAFAAGCDVVTFDHEHVPPAHIQALEAAGSTVWPSSLALRFAQDKAAMRQRLSGLGAPCPPWRDLSASADPAAELADFAAEVGWPVVLKAVSGGYDGKGVWVVQGPAEAAALLESGTPLLAEQAVDIDFEIAALVARSPYGQGATWPIVETVQQDGICTEVIAPAPRLSADLADQAQELGLRIAAELGVVGILAVELFVTRSGALLVNELAMRPHNSGHWTIEGSRTSQFEQHLRAVLDYPLGSTTQTAPWVVMANVLGGPDETRPALDERVHHLMAHWPDVKIHLYGKGFRPGRKVGHVTALGPELPGVRRRARAAADYLAGGDVAGFGEFGQDGARR; encoded by the coding sequence GTGGACAAGCGGACCGGGCTACCGGTAGTGGGCATGGTCGGTGCCGGCCAGCTGGCGCGGATGACGCATCAGGCGGCGATCGCTCTGGGCCAGTCGCTGAAGGTGCTCGCGGACGGTCCTGACGACGGCGCCGCGGTCGTGGCGGGCGACGTCATGGTCGGCGACTACCGGACGTTGGCCGACCTGCAAGCCTTCGCGGCCGGGTGTGACGTGGTCACCTTCGATCACGAGCACGTGCCCCCCGCGCACATCCAGGCTCTGGAAGCGGCGGGGAGCACGGTCTGGCCGAGCTCGCTGGCGCTACGTTTCGCCCAGGACAAGGCCGCGATGCGGCAACGGCTGTCGGGTCTCGGGGCCCCGTGCCCGCCGTGGCGGGATCTGTCCGCCAGCGCCGATCCGGCCGCCGAGCTCGCCGACTTCGCCGCCGAGGTGGGGTGGCCCGTCGTCCTCAAAGCTGTCAGCGGTGGTTATGACGGCAAGGGTGTCTGGGTCGTCCAGGGACCGGCCGAGGCCGCCGCGTTGCTCGAGTCGGGTACGCCGCTGCTGGCCGAGCAGGCCGTCGACATCGACTTCGAGATCGCCGCTCTAGTCGCGCGCTCGCCCTATGGGCAGGGCGCCACGTGGCCGATCGTGGAGACGGTCCAGCAGGACGGGATATGCACCGAGGTCATCGCCCCGGCGCCGCGGTTGTCGGCGGACCTGGCCGACCAGGCACAGGAACTCGGCCTGCGGATCGCCGCCGAGCTCGGTGTTGTCGGCATCCTGGCGGTGGAACTGTTCGTGACCCGCTCGGGAGCCCTGCTGGTCAACGAGCTGGCCATGCGTCCGCACAACTCGGGCCACTGGACGATCGAAGGCTCGCGCACCTCCCAGTTCGAACAGCATCTGCGCGCCGTCCTGGACTACCCCCTCGGTTCGACGACCCAGACGGCCCCGTGGGTCGTGATGGCCAACGTCCTCGGCGGCCCGGACGAGACCAGGCCTGCGCTGGACGAGCGCGTCCACCACCTGATGGCGCATTGGCCGGATGTGAAGATCCACCTGTACGGCAAGGGATTCCGGCCGGGGCGCAAGGTCGGCCACGTCACCGCGCTGGGTCCGGAACTGCCCGGGGTGCGCCGTCGGGCGCGGGCGGCCGCCGACTACCTGGCCGGTGGGGACGTCGCGGGTTTCGGCGAATTCGGACAGGACGGGGCGCGGCGATGA
- the purE gene encoding 5-(carboxyamino)imidazole ribonucleotide mutase: MNQAQVGVIMGSDSDFTVMGEAVTALQEFGIEWECRVVSAHRTPEGMVDYAKTAAARGLKVIIAGAGGAAHLPGMVASLTSLPVIGVPVPLKYLDGMDSLLSIVQMPAGVPVATVSIGGARNAGLLAVRMLAAHDKELAGKMDAFRKGLAETALSKDAALADKLRTLGS, translated from the coding sequence ATGAATCAAGCACAGGTCGGCGTGATCATGGGGTCGGACTCGGACTTCACGGTGATGGGCGAGGCGGTGACCGCGCTGCAGGAGTTCGGAATCGAGTGGGAGTGTCGAGTCGTCTCCGCCCACCGCACGCCCGAGGGCATGGTCGACTACGCGAAGACGGCGGCGGCCCGCGGGTTGAAGGTCATCATCGCCGGTGCGGGGGGCGCGGCCCACCTGCCTGGCATGGTCGCCTCGCTCACGTCCTTGCCGGTGATCGGCGTGCCCGTTCCGCTGAAGTACCTCGACGGGATGGACTCACTCCTGTCGATCGTGCAGATGCCGGCGGGGGTTCCGGTGGCGACGGTTTCCATCGGGGGTGCCCGCAACGCCGGGCTGCTGGCCGTGCGCATGCTGGCCGCCCACGACAAGGAGCTGGCCGGCAAGATGGATGCGTTCCGGAAGGGCTTGGCTGAGACCGCCCTCAGCAAGGACGCGGCGTTGGCCGACAAGCTCCGTACGCTCGGTTCATGA
- a CDS encoding alpha/beta fold hydrolase: protein MRVPLLARARSMRPRRRWWLLAVVLVVLAGAGAITAVAVQAPAAVAETSQFVTGTPEPDGKPVRIDTTLFLPTHTPAPAILLAHGLGGTKAGMAAQARSLAGHGYVVLTYTARGFGNSGGLIHLDSLAYEVPDAQRLLDFLQNRPEVLKRDGRPVVGVGGGSYGGALALMVGAVDHRISAVAADITWHDLRRALFADNSMAGSAGSGVYKKLWVGYLFAIAQRPDATGVSGPLDLGADGCGRFAPQVCAFYRGTGTDPSGVEAKYAALLAQSSPASVLDGMKAPVLLTQGEQDSLFPLSEADANATQIAAAGAPVQVRWRAGGHDASDPSDQVNLWQQQFFDEKLRGRSGAADGSFLFADQGGGISATNGRRVTTFLRADNGYLGTSGSAASASAVLNLPVSGRSRTITAPPGGSPAAVSSLPALGNVLSAAAAVGVAGAADLSSLPQQTATFVTAPLAQDVRIVGSSRVSLSVSSPDSVDSATLFVSLRDVAPDGTMVVPANLVSALSVPLARSTAARTITIDTPWVARNVPAGHRLALVVSTTDLEYQMPADARRYTVALAGSAPVLSVPTPVTVGTGSSGVRVWLLIAALVLLVCAGALWWHRRRRGRPEVLGDPRVPVRITGLVKEYADGYRAVDDISLEVLPGQILGLLGPNGAGKTTTLRVLMGLILPTAGSVEVFGQTVRPGAAVLSRLGAFVEGPGLLPHLSGWDNLQLYWAASGRPAEAAHFDTVLEIAGLGSSLQRRVKTYSHGMQQRLAIAQAMLGLPEVLVLDEPTNGLDPPQIAEMREVLHSYADTGRTVIVSSHLLAEVEQTCTHVVVMARGQVVAAGSVAEVAGAGTDQLAVADPVAAMAILAASGVSARAVPARRALEDVFLELVGEGLAADPDGGRP, encoded by the coding sequence ATGCGCGTGCCGCTGCTGGCGCGCGCCCGATCGATGCGACCCCGCCGCCGTTGGTGGCTGCTCGCTGTCGTGCTCGTCGTGCTCGCCGGTGCCGGGGCGATCACCGCGGTCGCCGTCCAGGCGCCGGCCGCGGTCGCCGAGACCAGCCAGTTCGTGACGGGCACGCCCGAGCCGGACGGCAAGCCCGTGCGGATCGACACCACCTTGTTCCTTCCCACACACACGCCCGCGCCGGCGATCCTGCTCGCCCACGGCCTCGGGGGGACCAAAGCCGGGATGGCCGCGCAGGCGCGTTCGCTGGCGGGTCACGGCTACGTCGTCCTGACCTACACCGCACGGGGGTTCGGCAACTCCGGCGGCCTCATCCATCTGGACTCGCTCGCCTACGAGGTGCCGGATGCCCAGCGGTTACTGGACTTTCTGCAGAACCGGCCCGAGGTGCTCAAGCGCGACGGCCGTCCGGTGGTGGGGGTCGGCGGCGGATCCTACGGTGGAGCGCTTGCCCTGATGGTGGGCGCCGTTGACCACCGCATCTCGGCCGTGGCGGCGGACATCACCTGGCACGATCTGCGCCGGGCCCTCTTCGCCGACAACAGCATGGCCGGGTCGGCCGGGTCGGGCGTGTACAAGAAGCTCTGGGTCGGCTACCTCTTCGCCATCGCGCAACGTCCGGACGCGACCGGGGTCAGCGGCCCGCTCGACCTGGGTGCGGACGGGTGCGGCCGGTTCGCCCCGCAAGTCTGCGCGTTCTACCGGGGCACCGGCACCGATCCGTCCGGTGTGGAGGCCAAGTACGCGGCGTTGCTGGCCCAATCCAGTCCGGCCAGCGTGCTCGACGGCATGAAAGCGCCGGTCCTGCTGACCCAGGGCGAGCAGGATTCGCTGTTTCCATTGAGCGAGGCGGACGCCAACGCCACGCAGATCGCGGCGGCCGGTGCGCCGGTGCAGGTCCGGTGGCGAGCCGGCGGCCACGACGCCAGCGATCCCAGCGACCAGGTGAACCTCTGGCAGCAGCAGTTCTTCGACGAAAAGCTGCGAGGCCGCAGCGGCGCCGCCGACGGCAGCTTCCTGTTCGCCGACCAGGGCGGCGGAATCTCGGCCACGAACGGACGCCGGGTGACGACTTTCCTTCGAGCCGACAACGGATATCTCGGCACCTCCGGATCGGCGGCGTCTGCGTCGGCCGTGCTCAACCTGCCGGTCTCCGGACGGTCCCGGACGATCACGGCACCGCCTGGCGGAAGTCCAGCTGCGGTGAGCTCGCTACCAGCGCTGGGCAACGTCTTGTCCGCCGCCGCCGCGGTCGGCGTGGCCGGTGCTGCCGATCTGTCCAGCCTGCCTCAGCAGACAGCGACCTTCGTCACCGCGCCGCTGGCCCAGGACGTGCGGATCGTCGGATCGTCCCGGGTCAGTCTTTCCGTTTCCTCACCGGATTCGGTCGATAGCGCAACGCTGTTCGTAAGTCTGCGAGACGTCGCCCCCGACGGGACCATGGTCGTGCCGGCGAATCTGGTCAGCGCGCTGAGCGTCCCGCTCGCTCGCTCCACCGCCGCTCGTACGATCACCATCGACACGCCCTGGGTCGCTCGCAACGTCCCCGCCGGGCACCGGCTCGCGCTCGTGGTCTCGACCACCGACCTCGAATACCAGATGCCCGCCGATGCGCGTCGCTACACCGTGGCCCTCGCTGGAAGCGCGCCGGTGCTGAGCGTCCCGACGCCGGTCACGGTGGGCACCGGGTCGTCCGGGGTGCGGGTGTGGCTGCTGATCGCCGCGCTGGTCCTGCTCGTCTGTGCCGGTGCGTTGTGGTGGCATCGCCGACGACGGGGACGTCCCGAGGTACTTGGTGACCCTCGGGTCCCGGTCCGGATCACCGGGCTGGTGAAGGAGTACGCCGACGGTTACCGAGCTGTGGACGACATCTCGCTCGAGGTGCTACCGGGGCAGATCCTCGGTCTGCTCGGGCCGAACGGGGCCGGCAAGACGACAACCTTGCGGGTGCTGATGGGGTTGATCCTGCCTACGGCCGGCTCGGTCGAGGTGTTCGGACAAACAGTGCGTCCGGGCGCGGCGGTGCTGTCGCGGCTCGGGGCGTTCGTCGAGGGTCCTGGACTGCTGCCGCACCTGTCGGGTTGGGACAATCTTCAGCTGTACTGGGCGGCGTCCGGGCGGCCGGCGGAGGCAGCGCACTTCGACACCGTGCTGGAGATCGCCGGATTGGGATCGTCTTTGCAGCGCAGGGTGAAGACGTATTCGCACGGCATGCAGCAGCGTCTGGCCATCGCCCAGGCGATGCTCGGCCTCCCGGAAGTGCTGGTGTTGGACGAGCCGACGAACGGGCTCGATCCTCCGCAGATTGCCGAGATGCGGGAGGTGCTGCACAGCTACGCCGATACCGGACGCACCGTGATCGTGTCCTCGCACCTGCTGGCCGAGGTGGAGCAGACCTGCACGCACGTGGTCGTGATGGCGCGTGGACAGGTCGTGGCCGCCGGCTCGGTGGCCGAGGTTGCCGGCGCCGGCACCGACCAGCTCGCGGTCGCCGATCCCGTTGCGGCGATGGCGATTCTCGCCGCGTCCGGCGTGAGCGCCCGAGCTGTTCCCGCTCGGCGGGCGTTGGAAGACGTGTTCCTGGAACTGGTCGGCGAGGGCCTGGCCGCCGATCCGGACGGAGGCCGACCATGA
- a CDS encoding ABC transporter permease: MTDPVSPPTRRGVHALLRAAPAAGADDDPRLAFRLGATLPLRVEFRRQLKRRRTQWTGIFLLILPILMALAFKIGGGSGDSGGAALVDLATDGAGNFALFTEFASVGFLLVVIVAMFCGDTVASEAGWSSLRYLLSLPVPRARLLRQKLLVALGFSFAVNLLLPGWAYLVGGIFFGWAPARSPFGGTFSYLATVERMGIVAGYACGQALVVAGLAFLLSVLTDAPLAAVGGATFLVVVSNILDSITALNPYRVVLPTHFQYSWLDALTPTISWDDMVRGSCLALIYTAVFLTAAWIRFADKDITS; encoded by the coding sequence ATGACCGACCCGGTGTCACCGCCGACTCGACGGGGCGTGCACGCACTGCTGCGCGCGGCCCCGGCGGCCGGCGCGGACGACGACCCTCGGTTGGCCTTCCGGCTTGGCGCGACATTGCCGCTGCGGGTGGAGTTCCGCCGCCAGCTCAAGCGTCGCCGTACCCAGTGGACCGGGATCTTCCTGCTGATCCTGCCGATTCTGATGGCCCTGGCGTTCAAGATCGGCGGCGGATCCGGCGACAGCGGCGGCGCGGCGCTGGTCGATCTGGCCACGGACGGCGCCGGGAACTTCGCCCTGTTCACCGAGTTCGCCTCGGTCGGGTTCCTGCTCGTGGTGATCGTGGCCATGTTCTGCGGTGACACGGTGGCCAGCGAAGCCGGCTGGTCATCGCTTCGGTACCTGCTCAGCCTGCCTGTTCCTCGAGCGCGGTTGCTTCGACAGAAGCTGCTGGTAGCCCTCGGTTTCAGCTTCGCGGTCAACCTGCTGCTGCCCGGATGGGCCTATCTGGTCGGCGGAATCTTCTTCGGCTGGGCTCCGGCTCGTTCGCCGTTCGGCGGGACGTTCAGTTACCTCGCGACCGTCGAGCGGATGGGCATCGTCGCCGGATACGCCTGCGGGCAGGCCCTGGTCGTGGCGGGGCTGGCCTTCCTGCTCAGCGTGCTGACCGATGCGCCGCTGGCGGCAGTCGGAGGCGCCACGTTCCTGGTGGTGGTCTCCAACATCCTCGACTCGATCACGGCGCTGAATCCCTACCGGGTCGTGTTGCCCACCCACTTCCAGTACTCATGGCTCGATGCCCTGACTCCGACGATCTCCTGGGACGACATGGTGCGCGGCAGTTGTCTGGCGCTGATCTACACCGCGGTGTTCCTGACGGCGGCCTGGATCCGCTTCGCCGACAAGGACATCACCAGCTGA